In Aliarcobacter faecis, a genomic segment contains:
- a CDS encoding lytic transglycosylase domain-containing protein has protein sequence MIKSILKLTLIFSLSFNLFALENPQADFMQKDFKVTLDWLENRPKSSAKDFFILQFLEDENLTYEIAKKAYDMRKGNNATLDRAFKQKFSEKISPEDRFCYNASILELKSSSSKCIALGLASLKKASDLSKNDLNFFISKLDSYPTLKKDLQTIASTKVYEELRDSGATRFLKIFFEVSDSYRNKYLNKNIDINFLNELSKNKDFEKFLRYVIYSKDLKSIQRSLDNLNTNITLSSTISFMLGINAINNKDLLKAKDFFNKSYNNSYLKSDKDKSLYWLYLTSNDNSFLDELAKSSDINIYSLYAKELLNVKIDNVFYSIELKNQATSYDVYNPFLWDEVTEDTKKNLDEIKLQKYYNIFSSKDTEPHMAFILERFEKYKTQYYITPYREILKNYDIDKQVLIYSIARQESRFIPSAISFSSAQGMMQIMPFLSKDIAKELGQNYNIYEQFNPRKNIEFASYHLDKLNRQFDNNPLFVAYAYNGGAGYTRTQLKKGLFKEKNRFEPFLSMEMISYNETKDYGKKVLTNYYIYNNYLNSENKISLSTILQSLVSPY, from the coding sequence GATTTTAAAGTTACCCTTGATTGGTTAGAAAATAGACCTAAATCAAGTGCAAAAGACTTTTTTATCTTACAATTTTTAGAAGACGAAAATTTAACTTATGAGATAGCAAAAAAAGCTTATGATATGAGAAAAGGAAATAATGCTACTTTAGATAGAGCCTTTAAACAAAAATTTAGTGAAAAGATAAGTCCAGAAGATAGATTTTGTTATAATGCCTCTATTTTAGAGCTAAAATCTTCAAGCTCTAAATGTATTGCTTTAGGTTTAGCCTCTTTAAAAAAAGCTTCTGATTTATCAAAAAATGATTTGAATTTTTTTATATCAAAATTAGACTCCTATCCAACACTAAAAAAAGATTTACAAACAATTGCCTCAACAAAAGTTTATGAAGAGTTAAGAGATAGTGGAGCTACAAGATTTTTAAAAATATTTTTTGAAGTAAGTGATAGTTATAGAAATAAATATTTAAATAAAAATATAGATATAAATTTTTTAAATGAACTATCCAAAAATAAAGACTTTGAAAAATTTTTACGATATGTAATATATAGTAAAGATTTAAAAAGTATTCAAAGATCTTTAGATAATTTAAATACAAATATAACTCTATCTTCTACAATATCATTTATGCTAGGTATAAATGCAATAAATAATAAAGATTTACTAAAAGCAAAAGACTTTTTCAATAAATCTTATAATAATTCATATTTAAAATCCGATAAAGACAAATCTTTATATTGGTTATATTTAACTTCAAATGATAACTCTTTTTTAGATGAATTAGCAAAAAGTAGTGATATAAATATTTATTCATTATATGCTAAAGAGCTATTAAATGTAAAAATTGACAATGTTTTTTATAGTATAGAATTAAAAAATCAAGCAACTTCTTATGATGTTTATAACCCTTTTTTGTGGGATGAAGTTACAGAAGATACAAAGAAAAATTTAGATGAAATTAAACTTCAAAAATATTATAATATTTTTTCTTCTAAAGATACAGAACCACATATGGCATTTATTTTAGAAAGATTTGAAAAATATAAAACTCAATATTATATAACTCCTTATAGAGAGATTTTAAAAAATTATGATATAGATAAACAAGTCTTAATCTATTCAATAGCAAGACAAGAAAGTAGATTTATTCCATCAGCAATCTCATTTTCAAGTGCTCAAGGGATGATGCAAATAATGCCTTTTTTATCAAAAGATATAGCTAAAGAACTAGGTCAAAATTATAATATTTATGAACAGTTTAATCCTAGAAAAAATATAGAGTTTGCAAGTTATCATTTAGATAAATTAAATAGACAATTTGATAATAATCCTCTTTTTGTAGCTTATGCTTATAATGGTGGAGCTGGTTATACAAGAACTCAATTAAAAAAAGGCTTATTTAAAGAAAAAAATAGATTTGAGCCATTTTTAAGTATGGAGATGATTTCATATAATGAAACAAAAGATTATGGAAAAAAAGTTTTAACAAACTACTATATTTATAATAACTATTTAAATAGTGAGAATAAAATCTCACTATCTACTATTTTACAAAGCTTAGTGTCGCCTTATTAG
- the mobB gene encoding molybdopterin-guanine dinucleotide biosynthesis protein B, with translation MNKKRLVVAFSGPSNSGKTTAIVKVASILQDSDFKVCIIKHDPKDKAIFDREGKDSFKFSQTGADVAVVSPNKTTIFKKDTSSVNELISIFNDFDYLLVEGLKTLELPRISIFRDKLDESYFTVSNALAVDDSINKKQIPKSLDILDLNNPEEIIEWIDKNAKRV, from the coding sequence ATGAATAAAAAAAGATTAGTAGTGGCCTTTTCAGGTCCATCAAATAGTGGAAAAACAACAGCTATTGTTAAAGTTGCAAGTATTTTACAAGATAGTGATTTTAAGGTGTGTATTATAAAACACGATCCAAAAGATAAAGCAATATTTGATAGAGAAGGAAAAGACTCATTTAAATTCTCTCAAACAGGAGCTGATGTTGCTGTTGTAAGCCCAAATAAAACAACAATATTTAAAAAAGATACTTCAAGTGTAAATGAGCTTATCTCTATTTTTAATGATTTTGACTATTTGTTAGTTGAAGGGTTAAAAACTTTGGAACTTCCTAGAATTTCTATTTTTAGAGATAAACTTGATGAGAGCTATTTTACTGTTTCTAATGCTTTAGCAGTTGATGATAGTATTAATAAAAAACAGATTCCTAAAAGTTTAGATATTTTAGATTTAAACAATCCAGAAGAGATTATAGAGTGGATAGATAAAAATGCAAAAAGGGTATAA
- a CDS encoding class 1 fructose-bisphosphatase translates to MQEIIKAIEESAIKIKHLIQTGDTEKSQSENSTGDTQLKLDIQSDEIIEAIFSKIPTIKAIVSEEQDNIKNINKDGEFLIAYDPLDGSSLVDVNLSVGSIFGIYKNEFNAQNIVASVYIVFGPRVEMVVTTDDVKMYRLLDSEFKFIQNIKLNEKGKLNAPGSTQNCWAPFHKQLIDDIFNDGYRLRYSGGMVPDLHQILLKGGGLFSYPGTSDKPKGKLRQLFEVFPFALTFEKAGGMAIDGYQRVLDITTTHIHDTTPCFFGSNSEINRVLEVYSKNV, encoded by the coding sequence ATGCAAGAGATAATAAAAGCAATAGAAGAATCAGCAATAAAAATAAAACATTTAATACAAACAGGTGATACAGAGAAAAGCCAAAGTGAAAATAGCACTGGTGATACTCAATTAAAACTTGATATTCAAAGTGATGAGATTATTGAAGCTATTTTTTCAAAAATTCCAACTATTAAAGCAATAGTTAGTGAAGAGCAAGATAATATTAAAAATATAAATAAAGATGGAGAGTTTTTGATAGCTTATGACCCGCTTGATGGTTCATCTTTAGTTGATGTAAACTTAAGTGTAGGTTCTATTTTCGGAATATATAAAAATGAATTTAATGCTCAAAATATAGTAGCTTCAGTCTATATCGTTTTTGGTCCAAGAGTTGAAATGGTTGTAACTACAGATGATGTAAAAATGTATAGATTATTAGATAGTGAATTTAAATTTATTCAAAATATTAAACTAAATGAAAAAGGGAAATTAAATGCCCCTGGTTCTACTCAAAACTGCTGGGCACCATTTCATAAACAATTAATTGATGATATTTTTAATGATGGATATAGATTAAGATATAGTGGTGGTATGGTCCCTGATTTACACCAAATTTTATTAAAAGGTGGTGGACTTTTCTCATATCCAGGAACAAGTGATAAACCAAAAGGAAAATTAAGACAATTATTTGAAGTTTTCCCTTTTGCATTAACTTTTGAAAAAGCTGGTGGAATGGCTATTGATGGATATCAAAGAGTTTTAGATATAACTACTACTCATATTCATGATACAACTCCTTGCTTTTTTGGTTCAAATAGTGAAATAAATAGAGTTTTAGAAGTTTATAGTAAAAATGTCTAA
- the metG gene encoding methionine--tRNA ligase, protein MQNSCKNVYITTPIYYVNDVAHIGHAYTTIIADMLARYSRLIGHNTYLLTGTDEHGQKIAQSAEARNKTPKEYADEISGKFRSLWDEFDITYDKFIRTTDEEHKIGVQKAFLKMYENGDIYKGEYEGFYCVPCETFYPESQLIDEQFCPECGRATIVVKEESYFFKLSSYEDKLLKWYEENPDCILPRAKKNEIVNFVRNGLKDLSISRTSFDWGVKLPKEMNEPKHVMYVWLDALLNYTTALGYGTDEKNMNFWPANIHLVGKDILRFHAIYWPAFLMSLNLPLPKHIAAHGWWTRDGEKMSKSKGNVVNPKEVADAYGLDAFRYFLLREVPFGQDGDFSQKALIDRINSDLGNDLGNLLNRIIGMSGKYFDYNVSSKDVEKFHKKEIEEVNSIVDSLENYIYNMQINRYLEEIWKILTIANKAINDYEPWNLIKDGKNDQAMALVALITNIMAKVALLLDSVMPHKIKDIANCLGVEISTENYNKLILNKEFLNDVKITKVDALFPRVEDILLAQPQTSDVTKTEDGDSKVELEKLDIEDNLITIDKFFETTIKVGTIIEAQEVPKSGKLLLLKVDLGENRPRQILAGIKEFYSAVDLIGTQACVVANLKPAKLMGYVSEGMLLAAKDENGLSLIRPEKPKKIGTKIS, encoded by the coding sequence ATGCAAAACTCTTGTAAAAATGTTTATATAACAACTCCAATTTATTATGTAAATGATGTGGCACATATAGGTCATGCTTATACAACAATTATTGCTGATATGCTAGCAAGATATTCAAGACTTATTGGACATAACACTTATTTATTAACAGGAACAGATGAACATGGGCAAAAAATAGCTCAAAGTGCAGAAGCTAGAAATAAAACTCCAAAAGAGTATGCAGATGAAATATCTGGTAAATTTAGAAGTTTATGGGATGAATTTGATATAACTTATGACAAATTTATTAGAACGACAGATGAAGAGCATAAAATTGGTGTTCAAAAAGCTTTTTTAAAAATGTATGAAAATGGTGATATTTATAAAGGTGAATATGAAGGTTTTTATTGTGTACCTTGTGAAACTTTTTATCCTGAATCTCAACTAATAGATGAACAATTCTGTCCTGAGTGTGGAAGAGCAACAATAGTCGTAAAAGAAGAAAGCTACTTTTTTAAACTTAGTTCTTATGAAGATAAACTTTTAAAATGGTATGAAGAAAATCCTGATTGTATTTTACCAAGAGCTAAAAAAAATGAGATTGTAAATTTTGTAAGAAATGGTTTAAAAGATTTATCAATTTCAAGAACATCTTTTGATTGGGGAGTAAAACTTCCAAAAGAGATGAATGAACCAAAACATGTTATGTATGTTTGGCTAGATGCCCTTTTAAACTATACAACTGCTTTAGGTTATGGAACTGATGAAAAAAATATGAATTTTTGGCCAGCAAATATTCATTTAGTAGGAAAAGATATTTTAAGATTTCATGCAATATATTGGCCTGCATTTTTAATGAGTTTAAATCTACCTTTACCAAAACATATAGCAGCTCATGGTTGGTGGACTAGAGATGGTGAAAAAATGAGTAAATCAAAAGGGAATGTTGTAAATCCAAAAGAGGTAGCTGATGCTTATGGACTTGATGCCTTTAGATATTTTCTTTTAAGAGAAGTTCCATTTGGGCAAGATGGAGATTTTTCACAAAAAGCTTTAATTGATAGAATAAACTCTGATTTAGGAAATGATTTAGGAAATTTATTAAATAGAATTATAGGAATGAGTGGAAAATATTTTGACTACAATGTATCTTCAAAAGATGTAGAAAAATTCCACAAAAAAGAGATAGAAGAGGTAAATTCTATAGTTGATTCTCTTGAAAATTATATTTATAATATGCAAATAAATAGATATCTTGAAGAGATTTGGAAAATATTAACAATAGCAAATAAAGCAATAAATGATTATGAGCCTTGGAATTTAATTAAAGATGGGAAAAATGATCAAGCTATGGCTCTTGTAGCTTTAATAACAAATATTATGGCAAAAGTAGCATTACTTTTAGACTCTGTTATGCCTCATAAAATAAAAGATATTGCTAATTGCTTAGGAGTTGAGATTTCTACAGAAAACTATAATAAGCTAATTTTAAATAAAGAATTTTTAAATGATGTAAAAATTACAAAAGTAGATGCCCTATTCCCTAGAGTTGAAGATATTTTATTAGCTCAACCACAAACTAGTGATGTTACAAAAACTGAAGATGGTGATAGTAAAGTAGAATTAGAGAAACTCGATATTGAAGATAATCTTATAACTATTGATAAATTCTTTGAAACTACAATAAAAGTTGGAACAATTATTGAAGCTCAAGAGGTTCCAAAATCAGGAAAACTTCTTTTATTAAAAGTTGATTTAGGAGAAAATAGACCTAGACAAATTTTAGCAGGAATAAAAGAGTTCTATTCAGCAGTTGATTTAATAGGAACTCAAGCTTGTGTTGTTGCAAATTTAAAACCTGCTAAATTAATGGGATATGTTAGTGAAGGTATGCTTCTTGCAGCAAAAGATGAAAATGGTTTAAGTCTAATAAGACCTGAAAAACCAAAAAAAATCGGAACAAAAATAAGCTAG